The window TATTAAAACCACATCTCCTGAACCAACTTTTGTTGGGGGCAGTTCACCCACTTCAACGAGGCCCTTACCTTTAAGGATAATATAGCGTTCTGTCACGTCTTTAAGGCGGTGGAGCCTGGTTGTGACGCCAGGTTCAACTCTTGCCTTTGCAACAGAGACTTCTTCGTCGCTGGGTGAGTTCAACCACTCGGTAATAAAACAGCGTTCCTCAAAGTAATACTCTGAATCAGATTTGTTTTGGATGATATGGAGTTTGGTCATAATAAATTTTTCCACCGGCGCTAAATCTGGTTTTCGAGAAAACATAAAAGTTAAAATACATAAAACCACCTCATGCGCTGGTTAGTGCGATAAACCATAGTCCGCACGGCACCTGAGGCAATATTTTGGCAACAACAAATTACGTTGAATCCCTAAATTCATTTTGCACCTTGGACATTTTCTTAAGAAATGATGGAACAAATGGTAAAGTTGGCTTAAACTCCTTCAGGAAATTTTTGATAATCTTTCAGCCACAACAGTGGCAGGTACAGCATAATTCGCTTCGCCAAAAGAACCACTGAAGTGGAGACCAGCGGCACCACTCCCGTTAA of the Bacteroides sp. genome contains:
- a CDS encoding cupin domain-containing protein, with the translated sequence MEKFIMTKLHIIQNKSDSEYYFEERCFITEWLNSPSDEEVSVAKARVEPGVTTRLHRLKDVTERYIILKGKGLVEVGELPPTKVGSGDVVLIPPGIPQRITNIADSDLIFLAVCTPRFTKDAYEDIYST